A window of Cellulosimicrobium protaetiae genomic DNA:
CACGAGGACCGACCCGGTGGCCGGGAGGAACCCGCGCTCGGGCGACTCGGCGTAGAGCCGGGCCTCGACGGCGTGGCCGCGGAGCACGACGTCGTCCTGGGCGATCCCGAGCGGCGCGCCCGCCGCGACGCGGAGCTGGAGCTCGACGAGGTCGAGGCCGGTGACCATCTCGGTGACGGGGTGCTCGACCTGGAGCCGCGTGTTCATCTCGATGAAGAAGAACTCGTCCGGGCGCGCGGCGGGGACGAGGAACTCGACCGTCCCGGCGCCGACGTACCCGACGGACCGCGCGACCTCGCACGCGGCCTCGCCCATCCGGGCACGCTGCGCCTCGGTGAGGAGCGGCGACGGTGCCTCCTCGACGACCTTCTGGTGGCGGCGCTGGAGCGAGCACTCGCGCTCGCCGAGGTGGACGACGGTCCCGTGCGTGTCGGCCAGCACCTGCACCTCGATGTGGCGCGGTGCCTCGACGAGCCGTTCGAGGAGGAGCGTGTCGTCGCCGAACGACGACGCGGCGACCCGTCGGGCGGAGGCCAGCGCTCCGGGCAGGTCGTCGGCCGTGTGGACGACGACCATCCCCTTGCCCCCGCCCCCGGCGGAGGGCTTGACGAGCAGCGGGAAGCCGACGGCGCCGGCGGCGGCGACCAGGTCGTCGTCGCCCATCCCGGGCTCGCCAGCGCCGGGCACGAGGGGGACGCCCCGCGCGCCGACGATGCTCTTGGCGGCCAGCTTGTCGGCCATCGCCTCGAGCGCGTCGACGCCCGGACCCACGAACGCGATCCCGGCGCGCTCGCACGCGCGGGCGAGGGCGGGGTTCTCGGACAGGAACCCGTAGCCGGGGTGGACCGCATCGGCACCGGTCGCGACGGCGGCGGCGACGACGGCGTCGACGTCGAGGTAGCTGCGCGCCGCGGGCGCGGGCCCGAGCCGGACCGCGACGTCGGCCTCGCGCACGTGGCGGGCGTCGGCGTCGGCGTCGGAGAACACGGCGACCGACCGGACGCCGAGCCGCCGCAGCGTGCCGATCACGCGGCACGCGATCTCCCCGCGGTTCGCGACGAGGACCGCGCGGAACCCGGGACCGCCGGTCGGGCGGTCCGCCGGCCGGTCCGTCGGGCGCGCGGACGGCTGGTCCGCCGGGTGGGTGCTCGCGCCGTGGGGGCTGTCGGAGGTCATCGGCTCACATCCGGAAGAGCCCGAACCGGTCACCGGTCCAGGTCTCGGCGAGGGGCGTGCGCGCGCACACGCCGAGGGCGAGGCCGAGCACGCGGCGCGTGTCGGCGGGGTCGATCACGCCGTCGTCCCAGAGGCGCGCGGTCGCGTAGTAGGGGTTGCCGTGCTCGTCGTAGTCCGCGCGGATCCCCGCGGTGAACGCGGCCTCGTCGTCGGGGTCCCACGTCTCGCCGCGGGCGGCGAGCTGGTCGCGCTTGACGGTCGAGAGCACCGACGCGGCCTGCGGCCCGCCCATGACGGAGATGCGGCTCGCGGGCCACGACCACAGGAACCGCGGCGAGTACGCGCGCCCGCACATCGAGTAGTTCCCCGCGCCGAACGACCCGCCGACGATCACGGTGAGCTTCGGGACACGCGTCGTCGCGACGGCCGTGACCATCTTGGCGCCGTCCTTCGCGATCCCGCCCGCCTCGGCGTCCGTACCGACCATGAACCCGGAGATGTTCTGGAGGAACAGCAGCGGGATGCCGCGCTGGTCGCACAGCTCGATGAAGTGCGCGCCCTTGAGCGCCGATGCGCCGAACAGCACGCCCCGGTTCGCGAGGATGCCCACCGGGTGCCCGTGGATCCGCGCGAACCCGGTGACGAGCGTGTCGCCGTACTCGCGCTTGAACTCGTCGAACCGGCTGCCGTCGACGAGCCGCGCGATGATCTCGCGCGGGTCGTACGGTGCTTGTACATCGGTCGGGACGGCGCTGTACATGCCTGCGCCGTCGTGGTCGGGCGCACCGTCGGCCCGGGGCGAGCGGGCGCCGTCGTGCCCGACGGCGGGCGGCTCGCCCGGCACGACGACCCACGCGGGCGCCGGGTCGGGCGGGAGCGTCGCGACGATGCGACGCACGGTGTCGAGCGCGTCCTCGTCGTCCTCGGCGAGGTGGTCGACGACGCCGCTGCGCCGCGCGTGCAGCTCGCCGCCGCCGAGCTCCTCGGCCGTGACGACCTCGCCGATCGCCGCCTTCACGAGCGGCGGACCGCCGAGGAAGATCGTGCCCTGGTCGCGCACGATGACGGTCTCGTCGCTCATCGCGGGCACGTACGCGCCACCCGCGGTGCACGACCCGAGCACCGCGGAGATCTGCGGGATCCCCGCCGCGGAGAGCCGCGCCTGGTGGTAGAAGATGCGGCCGAAGTGGTCGCGGTCCGGGAACACCTCGGCCTGACGCGGCAGGAACGCACCGCCCGAGTCGACGAGGTAGACGCACGGCAGCCGGTTCTCGAACGCGATCTCCTGCGCCCGCAGGTGCTTCTTCACCGTCAGCGGGTGGTACGTCCCGCCCTTCACGGTCGCGTCGTTGCACACGACCATGACCTGCCGCCGGCTCACCACCCCGATCCCGGCGACGACCCCGGCGGCCGGCCACGCGCCGTCGTCCACGCCGTACCCGGCGAGCGGCGCGATCTCGAGGAACGGGCTGCCCTCGTCGAGCAGGCGGTCGACGCGGTCGCGCGGCAGCAGCTTGCCGCGCGCGACGTGCCGGTCGCGCGCCGACGCCGGGCCCCCGCGCGCGACGTCCGCGGTGCGCGCACGCAGCTCGTCGGCGAGCGCCCGCTGGCCGGCGTCGTTCGCCCGGGCCGTCTCCGACCCGGGGTCGACGGCGCTCGTCAGGATCGTCATCCGGCCACCCCTCCCTGCCGAACCCGGGATCGCTCCTCACCCGCGGCCGATCCTGGGGAGGGATCCAGGGTTCGGCCGGGCGCGGTACCGCCGCCGGGCGACGAGCCACCAGCCAGGAGCGCGAGGGCCGGGTCCTCGAGCAGCGCGCCGAGGTCGGCGAGGAAGCGCGCGCCCTGCTCGCCGTCGACCACGCGGTGGTCGAACGACAGGCTCAGGGTGACGACGTCGCGCAGCGCGACCTCGCCGTCGTGCTCCCACGGCCGACGACGCACGGCGCCCAGGCCGAGGATCGCCGCCTCTCCCGGCACGAGGATCGGCGTGCCCGCGTCGACGCCGAACACCCCGACGTTGGTGATCGAGATCGTCCCGCCGGTGAGTCGCTCGGGCGTCGTCCGGCCGTCGCGCGCCGTGACCGTGAGGTCGGTGAGCGCGGCGGCGAGGTCGGGCAGGTCGAGGTCCTGCGCGTCGGGGACGTGGGGCACGACGAGCCCCCGGTCCGTCGCGACCGCGATGCCCAGGTGCACGCGACGGTGCCGCACGATCTCCGCCGAACCGTCGGGGAGGTCGCGCCACGCGCTGTTGAGCGCGGGGTGGCGCGGCAGCACGAGGCACAGCGCACGCGCCGCGAGCGCCAGGACGGTGATCCGCTCGCCGCGTGCGAGACGGTGCGTGCGCAGGCGTTCCAGGAGCTCGACGCTGCGCGTCACGTCGAGGGTGAGGAACACCGTGGCGTGCGGCGCGGTGAACGCGCTCGCCACCATGGCCGCCGCGGTGTGCTTGCGCACCCCGCGCACCGGCACGACCTCGGGCTCGAGCCCGGCCCGCGCGTCGGCACCGACGGCCGCCGAGACAGGAGACGTTGCCCCTCGACCGGGCCCTCGCGGGGCCATGGCTCCCCTCTCGTCCGCGAGCGCCGTCGGGGTGGCGGGCGTCGCGGGCATCGCGGTCGACGCGGTCGACGCGGGCAACGCGGTCGACGCGGTCGACGCGGTCGACGCGGTCGACGCGGCGAGCGTGGCGTAGACGTCGCGCGGCTGCCGCACGACGTCGCGGTGGCAGCTCACCGCCGCGAGGACGTCCTCGCGCGTGATGAGGCCGTCCCGTCCCGTCCCCTCGACACGGTCGATGCGCACGCCGAGCTTCTTCGCGAGCGCCCGCACCGGTGGCGTCGACCGCGGCCGCTCGCCGACCCAGCCGGACGTCCCGCCGGCGTCGCCCCCCGTGCCGAGCCCGGGATCCGTCCCCACGATCGGGACCGCCTGAGGAGCGACCCCGGGTCCCGCCGGCTCGGGCCGGCCCCCGGCGCGCCCGGCAGCAGCCACGGGGGCCCGACGGCGGCGCGCGGGCCTGCCCGCACGCTCCGGCGCGGCCCCGTAGCCGACGAGGTTCGGCTCCGGCCCGTCGTCCTCCCCCTGCTCGCCGAGCCCGGGCTCTCTCCTCACGGGGACGGCCGTCTGAGCAGCGACCCCGGGTTCGGCAGCCCGAGGCGTCGGGTGAGGGGCACTGTCCGGGGTCGGGGCGGCGGGGGTGCCGTCGTCGACCTCGAACGTCACCAGGGGCTCGCCGACGGTGACGGTCTGGCCCTCCTCGGCGTGCAGCGACGCGACGACGCCCGCGTACGGGGACGGGAGGTCGACGAGGGCCTTGGCCGTCTCGACCTCGGCGATCACCTGGTTGAGCTCGACGCGGTCGCCCGCGTGGACGTGCCAGCTCACGATGTCGGACTCGGTGAGCCCCTCCCCGAGGTCGGGGAGGCGGAACTCGCGCATCGTCATCATCGAGCCACCGCCTCGACGGTGCGGGTCGCGCCGGGCGACCCGGGAGCCCCGCCCGGCGCCGCGGCGTCGGGCACAGGAGCCGGCACGAACGTCTCGACCCGTCCCAGCACGCGGTCGACGCCGTCGAGGATGCGGTCGAGGTCGGGCAGGTAGTGCCCCTCGAGCTTGGCGGGCGGGTACGGCATGCCGTGGCCGGTGACGCGCACGGGCGCGGCCTCGAGGTACTCGAAGCAGCGGTCGGTCACGGTCGCGGCGATCTCCGCGCCGAGCCCGGCCTGCCGCGGCGCCTCGTGCGTCACGACGACGCGCCCCGTCTTGCGCACCGACGCCGCGACGGTGTCGTGGTCGATCGGCGAGAGGGACCGCAGGTCGATCACCTCGACGGACACGCCGTCGTCGGACGCGGCGACGGCGGCGTCGAGCGCGGTCCCGACGAGCCCGCCCCACGTGACGAGCGTGACGTCGTGGCCCTCGCGCACGACGCGCGCGCGGTCCATGGGCAGCGGGTCCACCGGGTCGAGGTCGACCTCGCCCTTGAGGTGGTACCGGCGCTTGGGCTCGAAGAAGATCACGGGGTCGTCGCACGCGACGGCCTGGCGCAGCACGGTGTACGCGTCCTGGGGGTTCGCGACCGACACCACGCGCAGCCCGGCCGTGTGCGCGAACAGCGCCTCGGGCGACTCCGAGTGGTGCTCGGCCGCGCCGATGCCGCCGCCGACCGGGATGCGGATCGTGATCGGCAGGCGCACCTTCCCGCCCGTGCGCGCGTGCATCTTGGCGAGCTGCGACAGGATCTGGTCGAACGCGACGAACACGAAGCCGTCGAACTGGATCTCGCACACCGGCCGGTAGCCGCGGTACGCGAGCCCGACGGCGGTCCCGATGATCCCGGACTCCGCGAGCGGGGTGTCGAGCACGCGGCGCGGGCCGAACTCCGCCTGGAGCCCGTCCGTCACGCGGTAGACGCCGCCGAGCCGGCCGACGTCCTCGCCCATGACGACCACGCGGTCGTCGTCCGTCATCGCGCGGCGCAGCCCCGCGCCGAGCGCCTTCGCCACGGTGAGGGTGCTCATCGCGCCACCCCCGTCACGCTCGTCGCCGCGCCGGACGCCGCCCGGTCACCCGCCGCGCCCGGCCCACCCGCGCCGTCGTCCCCGTCCTCGCCGTCGCCGAACGACTCGAGGTAGTGCGCGTACTCGGCTCGCTCGCGCTCCAGCGCGTGGTGCGGCTCCGCGTAGACGTGCTCGAAGAGCGACAGCGGCGGCGGGTCGGTGAGCGCGACGCACCCGGCGCGCAGCTCGGCCGCCGCGGCGTCGGCGACGCCCTGCACCCGGGCCGCCCCCGCGTCGTCGAGCACACCGACGGAGCGCAGGTACGCCTCGAACCGCGCGAGCGGGTCGCGCCCGGTCCACTCCTCGACCTCGGCCGCGTCGCGGTACCGCTTCGGGTCGTCGGCCGTGGTGTGCGGGCCCATGCGGTAGGTGACGGCCTCGATCAGCGTCGGGCCGCCGTCGTGCCGTGCGCGGTCGAGCGCCGCGCGCGTCACCGCGAGCACGGCGAGCACGTCGTTGCCGTCCACGCGCACGCCGGGCATGCCGAACCCGCGGGCGCGCTCGGCGAGCGGGACGCGCGACTGGAGCGCGACCGGCTCGGAGATGGCCCACTGGTTGTTCTGGCAGAAGAAGACGACCGGCGAGCGGTACGTGGACGCGAAGACGAACGCCTCGTTGACGTCGCCCTGGCTCATCGCGCCGTCGCCGAGGTACGCGACCCCCACGGGGAGCCCGGCGGACGCGTCGACCCGACCGGCGTCGACGTCGTTCTGCACGCCCATCGCCCAGCCCGTCGCGTGGAGCGTCTGCGCACCGATGATGACCTGCGGCGACGCCATCCCGATCGCGTACGGGTCCCACCCGGAGACCGCGACGCCGCGCCACACGCGCACGAGGTCGACGAGCTCGGCGCCGCGCACGCGCGCGACCGCGTGCTCGCGGTAGGAGGAGAAGACGAAGTCGTCGTCGCGCAGCGCGCGCGCCGAGCCGACCTGAGCCGCCTCCTGCCCGAGCAGCGGGGGCCACAGCGCGAGCTCCCCCTGCCGCTGGAGGGCCGTCGCCTCGGCGTCGATGCGCCGCGCCACGACCATGTCCTCGAACAGCCGCAGGAGCGTCGTCCGGGCGGCCTCGCGCGCGTCGTCGTCGAGTGCCGCGGGGTCGAGGTCGGCGAGCCACCGGTCGAGGTCGGGGTCCGGGAGCCGCGTGCCGTCCTCGGTCAGCACGCGCAGGGTCGGCGTCGACGCGCCGTCCCCCGGGTCCTGCCGCGGCACGTCGGTACGCGCGTCGGCACGCCCGTCCTCGCGCACGTCCTTGCGCACGTCGTGCGCCACGTTCTTCCGGTCTGCTCGTGCGTCGCGCGGGGTTGCCGCCCGGTGACCGTTCTGCGCCTTCGGCGGGGTCGCCGCCGTCGGTCCGGTCCGCACCGCAGGTTCGCTGGGCATCGTCGCCACCTCACCTCGGGGAGCCGGTCCTCTCCGTCGAGGACCGAGGTAGGGCGAACGTAACCCCTGCCGCGCACATGGCTCCACCGACGTCCGACACGCTGTGCAGTGTGACCGCTGTCACTCGGCTAGGGTGAGCACCATGCACAGCGCCGACGCTGTCGACCTCGACCTCCTGCTCGCCCTCGCCGACGACCCGCGGGCGACGATCGTCGCGCTCGCCGACCGCCTCCGGCTCTCGCGCAACACCGTGGCGGCACGGCTCGCCCGGCTCGAGGCCGAGGGCGCGTTCCTCGACCTCGACCGGCGCATCGACCCGCACGTGCTCGGG
This region includes:
- a CDS encoding carboxyl transferase domain-containing protein; this translates as MTILTSAVDPGSETARANDAGQRALADELRARTADVARGGPASARDRHVARGKLLPRDRVDRLLDEGSPFLEIAPLAGYGVDDGAWPAAGVVAGIGVVSRRQVMVVCNDATVKGGTYHPLTVKKHLRAQEIAFENRLPCVYLVDSGGAFLPRQAEVFPDRDHFGRIFYHQARLSAAGIPQISAVLGSCTAGGAYVPAMSDETVIVRDQGTIFLGGPPLVKAAIGEVVTAEELGGGELHARRSGVVDHLAEDDEDALDTVRRIVATLPPDPAPAWVVVPGEPPAVGHDGARSPRADGAPDHDGAGMYSAVPTDVQAPYDPREIIARLVDGSRFDEFKREYGDTLVTGFARIHGHPVGILANRGVLFGASALKGAHFIELCDQRGIPLLFLQNISGFMVGTDAEAGGIAKDGAKMVTAVATTRVPKLTVIVGGSFGAGNYSMCGRAYSPRFLWSWPASRISVMGGPQAASVLSTVKRDQLAARGETWDPDDEAAFTAGIRADYDEHGNPYYATARLWDDGVIDPADTRRVLGLALGVCARTPLAETWTGDRFGLFRM
- a CDS encoding dihydrolipoamide acetyltransferase family protein, coding for MMTMREFRLPDLGEGLTESDIVSWHVHAGDRVELNQVIAEVETAKALVDLPSPYAGVVASLHAEEGQTVTVGEPLVTFEVDDGTPAAPTPDSAPHPTPRAAEPGVAAQTAVPVRREPGLGEQGEDDGPEPNLVGYGAAPERAGRPARRRRAPVAAAGRAGGRPEPAGPGVAPQAVPIVGTDPGLGTGGDAGGTSGWVGERPRSTPPVRALAKKLGVRIDRVEGTGRDGLITREDVLAAVSCHRDVVRQPRDVYATLAASTASTASTASTALPASTASTAMPATPATPTALADERGAMAPRGPGRGATSPVSAAVGADARAGLEPEVVPVRGVRKHTAAAMVASAFTAPHATVFLTLDVTRSVELLERLRTHRLARGERITVLALAARALCLVLPRHPALNSAWRDLPDGSAEIVRHRRVHLGIAVATDRGLVVPHVPDAQDLDLPDLAAALTDLTVTARDGRTTPERLTGGTISITNVGVFGVDAGTPILVPGEAAILGLGAVRRRPWEHDGEVALRDVVTLSLSFDHRVVDGEQGARFLADLGALLEDPALALLAGGSSPGGGTAPGRTLDPSPGSAAGEERSRVRQGGVAG
- a CDS encoding alpha-ketoacid dehydrogenase subunit beta, with protein sequence MSTLTVAKALGAGLRRAMTDDDRVVVMGEDVGRLGGVYRVTDGLQAEFGPRRVLDTPLAESGIIGTAVGLAYRGYRPVCEIQFDGFVFVAFDQILSQLAKMHARTGGKVRLPITIRIPVGGGIGAAEHHSESPEALFAHTAGLRVVSVANPQDAYTVLRQAVACDDPVIFFEPKRRYHLKGEVDLDPVDPLPMDRARVVREGHDVTLVTWGGLVGTALDAAVAASDDGVSVEVIDLRSLSPIDHDTVAASVRKTGRVVVTHEAPRQAGLGAEIAATVTDRCFEYLEAAPVRVTGHGMPYPPAKLEGHYLPDLDRILDGVDRVLGRVETFVPAPVPDAAAPGGAPGSPGATRTVEAVAR
- a CDS encoding thiamine pyrophosphate-dependent dehydrogenase E1 component subunit alpha, which codes for MPSEPAVRTGPTAATPPKAQNGHRAATPRDARADRKNVAHDVRKDVREDGRADARTDVPRQDPGDGASTPTLRVLTEDGTRLPDPDLDRWLADLDPAALDDDAREAARTTLLRLFEDMVVARRIDAEATALQRQGELALWPPLLGQEAAQVGSARALRDDDFVFSSYREHAVARVRGAELVDLVRVWRGVAVSGWDPYAIGMASPQVIIGAQTLHATGWAMGVQNDVDAGRVDASAGLPVGVAYLGDGAMSQGDVNEAFVFASTYRSPVVFFCQNNQWAISEPVALQSRVPLAERARGFGMPGVRVDGNDVLAVLAVTRAALDRARHDGGPTLIEAVTYRMGPHTTADDPKRYRDAAEVEEWTGRDPLARFEAYLRSVGVLDDAGAARVQGVADAAAAELRAGCVALTDPPPLSLFEHVYAEPHHALERERAEYAHYLESFGDGEDGDDGAGGPGAAGDRAASGAATSVTGVAR